The following is a genomic window from Sutcliffiella horikoshii.
AAAAACATCCTTTTGATCTTCCAAAAGGAGCGGGGCCACAGGTGCCAGATAAGGTACACCATATGAACGCAAACCAGTTAAATGGATGACCATGATGACAACCAAAAGGAGGACCCCATACAACCCAATCAATGCTGCCATTAAAATAAAGGCAAACCTTAAAATCCTCGTAGCAATGGAAAAGTTATAAATAGGAGAAACAAAGCTTGCGATTGCTGTCAATGCGACAATTATTATTAAAACGCTAGAAACCAATCCAGCTTCCACGGCTGCTTGTCCAATTACCAATGCACCTACAATGGAAACTGTTTGCCCAACAGCCCTTGGCATTCTTACACCAGCTTCCCTTAACACTTCAAAAGTAAGTTCCATCAGCAGTATTTCGATTACCGCCGGAAAAGGTACTCCCTCCCTCTGAGCCTGGACACTAATTAACAAGGAAGTTGGAATCAGTTCGTGATGATAGGTAGAGATGGCTACATATAAAGATGGCAGCAACAACGAAACCATAAATGACACATAACGGATAATCCTGATGAAAGAAGCCATAAAAAACGGTTGATAATAATCTTCTGTTGAAATAAAGAAATCCGTAAATACAGTTGGCACACTTAAAGCAAAAGGACTGCCATCCACTAACACTGCAACCTTTCCTTCTATTAGATTTGCCGCTATATTATCTGGCCTTTCTGTGTTAAAGGTAAGTGGAAAAGGTGTTAGAGATTTGTCAGTCAAGAACTCCTCAATGTTCCCACTATCAAAAAGTCCGACAACATTTACCTTTTCTATCCGGCTCTTCACTTCCTGTACAAGCCCATCGTTCGTAATGTTTTTTATATACCCTATCACAACCGCAGTTTTTGTATCCTGTCCTACACGGTATTGGTCAAAACAAAGGTTGGGATTGCGGATTCTGCGTCTGATCAAACTAATATTTGTATTCATCGTTTCTGTAAAGCTGTCCTTTGGTCCCCTGATGATTGTTTGGGTGCTCGGCTCCGTTACGCTTCTTTTTTCAATGCTTCCCAAATTGATACACAAAGCTTTTTCGATTCCATCTATTACGATGACAGCATACCCATTCAGGAGCTTCCAAAATATCTGATGATAATTCTCTGCAAATTTATAGGGAACCGAAGCGAAAAATTCTTTTCTGAACTCTTCCAAATTTCCAGACTGTAAAACCGTGTCAGAACCTTCTGCCGCAATGAGGGGCTCAAAAATTTCCTCTGTTAATCTTTCTTTCGAAATCAACGTATCGAAATAATAAGCAATGGCATCCCTTTTTCCAACTATTAAAGTAGAATAGTGAAAATCAATGGAAAGAGAAAATTCCTTTTGTATGATGTCGTCATTTTCCTTTAGAGATAGCAATAGTGGTTCGGACGTTTCTTCCTGGGAATAAAGCTCTTTATCAGTAGAACTGATATCCCCACTTTCTCCCAATAAGAATTTTTTTAACTTTCCCATTCCATTTCACTCCTCTTCCTGCCTCTTTTCTTCCTTGTTCGGATCAGCACGATCACAAGTAATAAAAGCGGCAATGCGAACTGAAAAGGAAGATGGACATAATAAGGCACAATCTGTAAACCTTCCTCGATATGTTCAGCGAAATTATCGGTTATGATGATTGAAGACAAACATATGATGGAACCAATAGGAAAAAGATATGTCCGATACTCCCTTTTTGATAAATGTTCTAACCCTTTTACTGCACCAAAAAAGAAAACTCCTATTTTAACGATGATTCCGAACATAACCACAAAGACAACCGCAATATCCACCCTTTCAATAAAATCCAATAATGAGATTTCACGTGCAGCGGAAAGGAGCGGGAAATTCGACCTTTCTTTCATTTCATGCCCAAGCGTCATCACTTGAATGACAGAGGAATAGACAAGTACTAATGTACTGAGGATGATACTTGCTATAGCAAAACCTTTTGCCTTCTTGTATTTTGTGACGAGTGGTAACACAACTGCAAAAGCAATCAGCTCTCCGTAAGGAAAGGTCAATAGACTAGGAAAAACCGCTTGAAAAATTGGTTTTATTCCCTCATCAAGGAATGGCCTCAAGTTCTCAAATTGGATTTCTCCAGACATCAAAATAAACATCCCTACTAAAAATGTAAAAGAGAACACATACGGAAAAAATATCTCCGAGGTTCTTGCCATTACTTCTATACCGGAGTTCAACATGTAAATAATCGTCAGCATAATAGTGATGCTTATTATTTCAATGGGAGTATAGATAAAAATGGTGGACACAATTAGTTCGCCAAAGTCCCTCATAACCCTTGAAGAAATATAGATGAAATACATGATATATAGGAAACTTATTGCTCCTCCTAACCACTTGCCAAGACAGAATTCTAAAAGAGCAAATAGATTATAGCCCTTTTTTCTACCTAACATGAAATGCAGTACATAAATATAGCCAACCCCTATTAGTCCAGCCAGGCTAATGGCAATCCACACATTTTGCTTGGCTTCTCCACCTATCCCAACAACTGTGGCGCTGCCCATTTCAAAAATCAGCATTAAGATAAAAAGTTGCCATAATGATATTGTTTCTTTATTTCCCATTAGCACCTTTACCCCTGCCTTTATTATTTTTGAAACGAATATCCTGGATAAGAGCAATTGCAATTCCAAATACAAACGTCAAATATACCATCCACTCTCTTAAACCGGGATCAAAAATGAACAAACGTGTAAAACAATCTAAGACATTACTGTCATAGTAATAACAATCCAAAATTGTCGTAAAAAGCACCATACTCATAAATAGTAGGATCGTCAAAAATGTCACCATCAAGTTGCCTCCGGTCTTCATATACTTGATAGTATTTTCTAATTATCAGAGGTTATGTAAAATAGTGTAGAATGAAGAGGATGAATGTCAGTTGAGGTACTGGGAAGCGGGGATATCAAGAAAAAAATCAATATATCAATAAGTTTGGAGATATATCAATAAATTCTGGCATATATCAATAAATTCCGAGATATATCAAGAATTCTGGAGATATATCAAGAAAAATAAGATTATATCAAGAAATCGACATAGTTCAACAATTTTCACCTTCCCGCCCGGAGCCATGCAAATCGCTTGGAGCGGAGATCAACATAAAAAAAGAACCTCTTTAATAAGAGATCCCTTCATTTATGCTTCATCGGAGATTTCACACCAGTCCATTAACAGGATGGCAAAAATCTCTGCTGCTTTCATCATTTCTTCAATAGAAATATACTCATTAGGATAATGCGCTACCTCCGTTGTTCCTGGCCCGCATACAACAGTAGGAATGCCTAAAATTTGGGTGAATAATCCTCCATCTGTCCCCCACGGTGATGCTTCTAAAATAGGCTGTTTCTTTTCCACTTGTGTATATGCTTTTTCCAAACTCTTTACGAAAGGATGGTCTAAATCTACTGATCCTGGGACCCACTGCGCCCCAAACCATTCCAGTTCGACAGGGTGACTTTCAAACCATGGATCGGTTTTACACAGGTCATTCATACAAGCTGCAAGTTCCTGTTTCACTTCTATTAGTTTCTCTTCAGGGCCTACTCCTATCCTTCCTTCCAGCACTATCAAATCTGGTACAGAGGAAGGCCAACTTCCGCCTTCTATTTTCCCTATATTAATAGGAAGTGGAATGGGAATATCTTTGAATAAAGGGTCTTCTATTCTTTCATTTCTTTTCGTTTCTAACTCTTGGATTCTTCTGATAACAAGGATGCTCTTTTCAAGGGCACTGACCCCCTCATACCTCGTACCTCCATGTGCAGACCTACCCTTTACTTTTAGCCGAAACCACATCGAACCTTGTTGTTTTGGGAATATTTTCATATTTGTAGGTTCAGGGATTAGTACTGCATCTGCAGTATAACCTCTGAGGATTGCCGCTAATGTGCCTGCTCCCCCGCTCTCTTCTTCAATCACACTTTGAAAAATAACATCCCCTTTAAGTTTTACCCCCAACGATTTTAGTGCATTTACAGCAAGAAGTAAGGAGACGTTTCCTCCCTTCATATCTGTACTACCACGACCATATACTTTCCCGTCTTCCACTTTCCCTTCGTACGGGTCAAAGTCCCACTGCAGCAAGTCTCCTTCAGGGACCACATCGATATGACCGTTTAGAATTAATGAGCGGCCACCACCAGTACCACGCCAAACAGCTACTACATTGGGAGAATCCTCGAAATTCTCGCGCGTCGATACAAAATTTTCATGAGCACTCATTTCCTTTATATCCGGCTCCCAAATATCTATTTCCAAACCTAGTTCCCGGCACGTTTCAATCACCACTGCTTGTGCGGAACTTTCCCGCCCCTGGATACTTCTTTCTTGAATAAGTTTCCTTAAGAGCTTTACAGCGTTCCCCCTGTTTTTCCCAAACCATTCCTTGATCAACTTCTGTTTCATCTCATCCACCCTTCTTCCAGCTTCCTATTGAATCTTTTATAAAATTGCAGGTGAAAGCGTAAAAGAAGCTTCTGTTTTCTCTTTTACCTGCTCCAAACTAACACCTGGCATTAATTCAGAAAGCATCAATCCATCTTTCTTAACTTCAAAAACTGCTAAATCGGTAATTATAAGGTCCACACAATTCGGTGTTGTTACAGGTAAACTGCACGTTTTTACTACCTTTGATTGCCCATATTTATCAGTATGACTCATCAATACAATCACTTTTTTAGCTTTTTGTGAGAGCTCCATGGCCCCACCCATACCCGGCACCCTTTTGCCCGGTACTATCCAATTCGCTAAATCACCTTGTTCAGACACTTGCAACGAACCTAAAATGGTAATATCAAGTTTCCCTCTTCTGATCATTCCAAAAGCAAGCGCACTATCAAAATAAGATGCGCCTGGCTGGATAGATACAGGAAACCCTGCTGCATTGCAGAGATTTTCATCCTCTTCTCCTGTCAATGGAGTGGATCCCATCCCTAAAACACCATTCTCGGCTTGGAAAAAGACATGAGTATTTTCAGGCAAGTGATTGGGAACTAAAGAAGGAATGCCTATTCCCAAGTTTACGACCATTCCATTTTCTATTTCTTTTGCTGCTCTTTTGGCAATCAAATTCCGTATGTTTCCTCCCATACCCATGTCCAGTTCACCCCCTCGCTTTGAACCATATAATCCACATATACCCCAGGCACGACAATTTCTTCAGGATCTAAATGCCCTAAGGGAACGAATTCCTCTACTTCGACAATGGTATTTGTCCCTGCCATCGCCACAAGCGGATTGGTATTCCTGGCACTTTTATCAAAAATGAGATTTCCATAAGGATCTGCTTTTTTGGCAAAGACGATGGAAAGGTCTGCCGTTAGCGCCGTTTCGAGAATATAGTCTTTTCCATTTGATGTAAGGATTTGCTTGTTTTTTGTTACGATGTCACTTGTAATCCCGACGTCAACTAGAATACCGCCTAACCCAACACCACCCGCTCTGATTCTTTCAGCTAATGTTCCCTGGGGGCTGAACTCGACTTCCATCTTATTATCAGTCATCATCTTGCCTGCAACAGGATTAGAGCCGATATGGGAAGCTATTAATTTATTTACCTTTCCTGCACAAACCACTTTTCCAATACCTATCGTTGGAAACCCCGCGTCATTTCCGATTAGTGTTAGGTTTTTCACACATGAATCCAAGAGTGTATCAACCAGCTTCGGAGGAGTCCCCACTCCTCCAAAGCCACCGAACATCAATGTCATTCCATCAAAAAATAGATGACGGACCATTTCCAGCTCAACGATTTTGTTAAATGTATTCTCCACTTTCCCCATCCCGTGTTTCACTCCTTACAATTCTGCTTGAAGTTCGTTTAGTGTCAGCTCTAGGATGGTAATCAGTTCATCCATTTCCTGTTGGTTTATCGACAGCGGCGGTGCAATTATGACTGCATCCCCTCCCACACCTTCAATACCCGCTGAGGCAGGGTAGATGAGCAAGCCATTCTTCTGGGCCAGCTCCACAAGCCTTGGTGTGACCGCCTTTTCTTGCGAATAAGGATACTTAGACGCAAGATCTGCTACTATTTCCATTCCAAGTAATAGCCCCTTGCCTCTAACGTCCCCGATAAAAGAGTACGTTTGTTTTAATTGGGATAATTTCTGCAACAAATAATTTCCCAGATTTTCACCATTGCTTACAAGATTTTGGCTTTCGATGTATTCTAAAACTGCCAATGCGACTGCTGCCGATTGAGGATTGGCACTATACGTATGCCCACTCATAATCACCTTAGATCCCTTTAGAATACTTTCAACTATTTTTTCGCTGACAAGTGTTGCTGCGATAGGCGTATAACCTGCACTCATGCCTTTGCCAATACAGATGATGTCCGGAGTCACATGCCAATGTTCCATGGCAAACATTTTCCCGGTTCTTCCGATACCTGTCATCACCTCATCTGCAATAAAAAGAATGTTATGCTTTTTGCATATCTCTGCAATCTTTTGATAATACCCATCAGGCGGACAGATTGCTCCAGCCGCTGCCCCAATAACCGGCTCCGCTACAAAAGCAGCGATATTTTCTTCCCCTATTTCCAGAATGGCACGCTCTAGGTCCTCTGCACATTTCAGGCCACAAGAAGGGTATTCCAGATTAAATGGACAACGGTAACAATAAGGCGGCTCTACAACAGGTGATTTTTCCAATAAAGGCTCAAATCTTTTCCTGCGATCTGCGTGCCCCGATAAAGATAGTGCCCCTATCGTAATACCGTGATAGCTTTTCCAACGGGAAATAATTTGGTTTTTGTCTGGTTTTCCTACCTCTTGCCAATATTGAATGGATATTTTCATCGCCGTTTCTACAGCTTCTGTACCGCTATTAACAAAAAACGACCAATTGATATCTCCTGGTGTGATAGAACTTAATTTTGTTGCTAGTTTTTCTGCAGGAATACTGCTGAATTGAGAACGATAAACAAACGATACTTTGCTTGCCTGATCGGCCATCGCATCTATTACAGCTTGTACATGATGACCAATGCTTGCCGTAACAGCACCAGAAGAACCATCCAAATATTTCTTCCCAGTGACATCATACAAGTACACTCCGTTCCCATGGCTAATCACTGGGTACTCTTTATCTAATAATGGCTTAATAAGATAGGATTGATCCATAAACGATTACTCCTTTCCACAACTGTCCTGTAACCGTTTACTAGCAGTGGTAGCCCCTTCCGTCAAGGGGCACAGTAAATCCTGGCTGTCGTGAAGCTAGCTTACTTCCATTCTATGTTCAATAGAATGAAATCTTTCGTTCAATTTATGGATAAATAAACAGTCTTAGTTATTTGTGTATCACCGCTGTTCCTTTCCGCAAATGGCTTCGCTTTCCTAGGGGCGCTGCTGGAGCCTCCTCAGCTACGCCTGCGGGGTCTCCACCTAACGCTATCTCCCTCAGGAGTCTCCGCCATTTGCTCCAATCCACAACTATATTTCACATGAACGAATCGTTAATGATTTTATAACATAACTAAAATTTAAGGTTTTTCCTTAACTTTTAAATAAATGAAGTAACCTTGTTGATTGTAATGGAAGGCGCGCAGACACCCGCGGGAGGAAGGGACAGGTGAGACCCCGGAAGGCGAAGCCTGAGGAGGCTCACGGACCGCCCGCAGGCAAGCGAAGCGCCTGGAACGGAGATCAACAGTATTACATGCTTTTTAACTCCAAATAAAAAAGCATCACTCTCATTACCGAGTGATACTTCCTGAACTTATCTTATTTGCAATAGCAAGCTCCAACAATGATTAACAAAATGAATAGAACTACGATTAAAACGAATGTATTTCCTCCGCCGTATGCCGGGGCAACTTGAGATGGGTAGTCGCATGGTCCACATGTGTAGTAACAGTAATCGTGCATGGTCATCACTCCTGTTTAATATTTACACTGTTACTTTATGAACTAGGTGGCTGTCCCGTATGTGCATATGCCCATTTTTTAAAAATCTATTTATGTTCCTCCATTTTATCGATAATTTTGACCATGCTCTTTAATGTCTCTTCTATATGCGTGTTATCCTCTGTAACTTGTTCGACTGTCGCGCTGATTTCCTCAAGGCCCGCTGTCGCTTCTTCCATCAATGCTGCAAATTCACTCGTATAGGAGTCAGTATTTGCTGTTTTTTCTTTTACTGTACTTGCAAAATCACGAAATTGCTGTGCATCAGTTAATAATGTTTTCAAGGTTTCACTGATGTGCTGGAAGGAATGGTTGACCTGATTTGTTGCTTCAAGGTTTTTCTCCATTTTTGCAATATTAAGTTGCAGCTGTTGTAATACCTCTTCTTTTGTTTGGTTAAGAGAGGAGAGGTTTTCTGTGATTTCTTTTGTCGTTTCGCCAGTGGATGTGGCAAGCTTACGGATCTCTTCTGCTACTACCGCAAAACCTCTTCCGGCTTCCCCTGCCCTAGCAGCTTCAATAGAAGCATTCAGAGCTAGCAAGTTTGTCTGATCCGTAATATTTTTTATGTGTTGAGTTAATAAGTTTGTTTCATCGATTTTTTCCGTAAGAACCTGGAATACAGCATCCATTTCCGCAACATCCTGCGAAAAGCTTTTCATGTTTTCCTGTAGTTCTACTGCCATCACTTTCCCTTGATCTGCTGTAGTTTTTGTTGTATTTGTTGTTTGATATAAGCTATTCGATTTATCTACAACATTGTCCATCAAGGTTGATACATCATTCGTCTGTTCCGCAATGCCACCAATCTGGTCGGCTTGCTTTTGACTTCCCACGGACAGCTCCTGTATGGTTAGTGACACTTCTTTTTGGGATCGAATACTCATGTTAAGGCGATCATGGACTTTATTGACTCGTTCAATTAATGTCATGGCATCCCGCTGAAAGGCTTCCTGCTTTATTTGACGCTCTTCACTTACAGCTTGCATCGTGTCTACAATACCCTCGAATTGAGCAAACAATTTCTTCCCTATTTTCACTTGTACAAATGTAATGACAAACAACAAAAAGAATAGCAGGACTATATTTCCTAACTGTCCGTCTGTCATCAGGTTGCCGTTTAGAAATGACCAAAGTGAGTAAGCGAAAAGGACTAGACTCCCTACACCTCCAACAATAAAGACATTTCTATTAAAGTAAACGGTTGCAAGCATCAAAACAAAAAAAGGTAGAATAAATCCTGATAAAGATGCCCCGCGGTTTACCAAAATTATAAAAAATACTGTGAAAGTTACTCCTACTGTAAAGTAAGGCACTAAGTAGTGAAACCACTCATTCCATCTGGTCAAAATTAATAAAATAACCCCTAAGCACAAAGCAACAAATAAGGTCACGGTTATAACTGTTGCCGCCGGTACAAAGAAATTCACAAGAAGCCCGGCACCATACGAGATGAAAATCACGAAAAACATGAGCTTATTTTTATTGATCAAATCTTGAAACTTTAATTCTTTTACACTTACTGCTGACATTGCATAATCCCCCACTCCATCATCCATTGTTGCTTTTTTTCTTTTATATCTACTAATTCTTCATGTTCCTTCTGTTATCCTGCAATAATTCTGTTATTTTGTTGAATTTTGACAGAAAAAAACCAGGCAGTAATTGCCCGGCATTTGAGATTTAGTCTTCCTATGTTTCCATTCATATTATTTATCTGTTTGTTTTTGCTTCTTTTTCAAGTACTCCGCACGTATTTTTTCAAGTTGCTTCTTTTTATCAAGTTTAGCAGGTGTCTGTTTTTCATGAAACTTTGCCACAGCTACCTTACCTTTGTTGTCCAATTGATATTTTCCCATCTGTTCACCTACTTTTCTTGTTTAAAACAATTTCTTATATTCTCCATAGCCTTCTGTTTCGAGTTGGCTTACCGGGATGAAGCGGAGGGCAGCGGAGTTAATGCAATACCTTAATCCGCCCTTGTCTACAGGACCGTCTTCGAACACGTGGCCCAGATGAGAATCTCCCTCTTTGCTTCTAACTTCCGTCCGTACCATTCTGTGACTTACATCCATCTCTTCTTTTACTTGTTCTTTGTTTATCGGCTTGGTAAAGCTTGGCCATCCGCAACCGGCATCATATTTATCAAGCGAAGAGAATAATGGCTCACCAGAAACTATGTCAACATAGATTCCTTCTTCTGTATGATTCCAGAACTCATTTTTAAAAGGTGGTTCTGTGCCGTTATTCTGTGTAACCTCATACTGCATAGGTGTTAGCTTCTTTTTCAAGTCTTCGCTGTTTTCTTTTTTCCAATGCTCTTTAATAAATGCCGCCCTCCCAGATCCTGCTTGATACATCTTATAACGGAAAGGATTTTTCTTGTAATAATCTTGATGATACTCTTCCGCTGTATAAAATGGCTTGGCAGGAAGTATTTCTGTTACGATTGGATCTTTAAATCTTCCACTTTGGTTTAAGTCTTGCTTAGATTTTTCCGCGATCTCCCTTTGTTCATCGGAATGATAGAAAATGGCGGTACGATACGAATCTCCCCGGTCGTGGAATTGTCCGCCAGCATCTGTGGGATCAATTTGACTCCAAAAAACGTCTAGTAATTTTTCATACGGGAATATTTCAGGATTGAACGTAATTTGTACCGCTTCATAATGGCCTGTCGTCTCCGAACAAACCTCTTTATAAGTAGGGTTTTCTTTATGTCCACCTGTGTAACCTGAAACTACTTGTTCAATACCATCTTGTTCGTCAAAAGGTTTAACCATGCACCAAAAGCAACCACCTGCAAATGTTGCTTTTTCTAATTTGTTCATCATGTAGCACCCACCTTTTTATATAATATATTTACGTTGAATTATAGCAATATCATAGAGGAATTCCTAATGGAATGCTCGTATTACAGAAAGATAATAGGTATGGTAAAATGAGGGGTACATATCTCAGGAGGTTCAATTTATGAGTAAAAAAGTAGAAGTTTATATATTAGCAGGGTTTCTTGGGAGTGGGAAGACTACCCTTTTGACTCAAATGCTGCAACAGGAACAAGCGGAAAATAGAAAAGTCGCGGTGGTAATGAACGAGCTTGGCAAGGTCTCTATCGACTCCGATTCCATACCGGACGAAACCCCACTTTCTGAATTATTTGATGGCTGTATTTGTTGTACGATTCAAGAGAAATTGGAATCAACTATGCAGGGGCTTTTACTTGATAAAGATTTGGATGCCATTTACATAGAGACGACAGGTGCGGCACATCCAATTGAGGTGCTTGACACAGTTCTTTCTCCCATTTTCGCAAACAAGTTTTCTGAAGCACGTATTATCACCCTTTTAGATGTCCTGCGATGGAAAGATCGTGACAGCTTATCCATTCAAGTCAAACAGTTGATAAGAGAACAAGTGAAGCATGCCGATATGCTTATTTTGAACAAGACGGATTTAGTAAGTGAAGCAGAGGTTTCTAGCATTTTGTTTGAATTGCAATCCATCAACCCACATGCTTCCACACTGCTGACTACGTATGCTAAGATTCCGGAAAACAGCTGGAAGAGAACGAAGCAGATAGAAAAAGGAAGCCATTCTAGTGCACATGTTAAGGATTCCCTTCATTTGAAGACATTTGTGTATCAGTTTTCCACTAAAATAGACTTAGATGAGTTTGAAGATTGGCTTAGAAATCTTCCTGACTCCGTTTATCGCATCAAAGGGTATCTTACTTTCGAGCATTCAAACAGTATTTATTTGTTTCAATATTCTTACGGCACTCCACTCTATTTAAAAGAGTTGGTTAAAGTACCATTGAATTTGGTCATTATTGGTGAAGACTTGGATGTAGAGTTATTAACAGATCAATTACTTGCTTTAGAAAAAAACAAGCAATAAATGAAGTGCTGTGCAAATCCTCATGATTTGCACAGCACTTTTCATTTTTATTCATTCATGAATGCCATCAAATTGAATATGTTGATTAGTAATGAGAATTATACTGTTTTTGTGAAAAGAGGGATGTCATGATTGTCATAAACGGAGAATCAATTACAGAAACTACTCTTTCTAATCTAGAAGACCTTGAAAAGACAATTTTCCAACGCTTACTTAATGATCAAGAAGTATATTCATATGATTCTATGGAGGAATTAAGATTTGAGATTGCCTTACGGAATAACATTGTCGCAAGTGCCGCATTAATGGCACAGGGAGAAGCGCGCTTTGAAACGTTTGCCGGTTCACAAGGCAACCCTGCGTATTGGAATATAACAGAGACTGGCGGCTTTTTAATACGGAAAGATGTCAATCCATCAGATGCCATAACTGATATTCTTGAAAACAGTCAATTTTATGCGTATGAGTGCGCAACTGCCATCCTTATTCTCTATTATCATGCTATTTTAAACACAATCGGGCCTAAACTTTTTAATGAATACTTTCAAGACTTGTTACTATACAGCTGGCATTTTGATTCAGATCTTGTCATGCAGTCGGTCTACACTTTCTATACGATTCCAGGTGATGTTGTTTACTTTAAAAACCCTGATTTCAATCCATTGACCTATTGGTGGAGAGGTGAAAATGCCGTGGTGATGGGTGACGATTTGTATTTCGGGCACGGACTTGGACTAAAAGATGCAGCGTATATCATTGAGTTCTTGAATGGAACGAGAAAACCAGATGGTAATAAACCTGCTTATCTGAGTGATTATGTTGCCCGTCCATCTTTTACACATTTGGCAAAGTTATTCTCCTCTCCAAACAGACGAACCAAACACCAACATCCAGTCATTATCCATCGCAAGAATTCCATTTCCCTTGATCGGTATTTGTTCTACTTGTATCGCTCTTACCTTCCTAATCAATAAAGGCCAGCTCCCACATAGGAGCCAGCCTCTTTCATTTTGAATTTTGGACAAGCCTTAAGATTTCCAAAGCACGGTTGCCTTCTTTTTTAAGAAGCTCCTCCCATATCTGATCTCGTCGGCAGTCT
Proteins encoded in this region:
- a CDS encoding methyl-accepting chemotaxis protein, with amino-acid sequence MSAVSVKELKFQDLINKNKLMFFVIFISYGAGLLVNFFVPAATVITVTLFVALCLGVILLILTRWNEWFHYLVPYFTVGVTFTVFFIILVNRGASLSGFILPFFVLMLATVYFNRNVFIVGGVGSLVLFAYSLWSFLNGNLMTDGQLGNIVLLFFLLFVITFVQVKIGKKLFAQFEGIVDTMQAVSEERQIKQEAFQRDAMTLIERVNKVHDRLNMSIRSQKEVSLTIQELSVGSQKQADQIGGIAEQTNDVSTLMDNVVDKSNSLYQTTNTTKTTADQGKVMAVELQENMKSFSQDVAEMDAVFQVLTEKIDETNLLTQHIKNITDQTNLLALNASIEAARAGEAGRGFAVVAEEIRKLATSTGETTKEITENLSSLNQTKEEVLQQLQLNIAKMEKNLEATNQVNHSFQHISETLKTLLTDAQQFRDFASTVKEKTANTDSYTSEFAALMEEATAGLEEISATVEQVTEDNTHIEETLKSMVKIIDKMEEHK
- a CDS encoding CobW family GTP-binding protein → MSKKVEVYILAGFLGSGKTTLLTQMLQQEQAENRKVAVVMNELGKVSIDSDSIPDETPLSELFDGCICCTIQEKLESTMQGLLLDKDLDAIYIETTGAAHPIEVLDTVLSPIFANKFSEARIITLLDVLRWKDRDSLSIQVKQLIREQVKHADMLILNKTDLVSEAEVSSILFELQSINPHASTLLTTYAKIPENSWKRTKQIEKGSHSSAHVKDSLHLKTFVYQFSTKIDLDEFEDWLRNLPDSVYRIKGYLTFEHSNSIYLFQYSYGTPLYLKELVKVPLNLVIIGEDLDVELLTDQLLALEKNKQ
- the msrA gene encoding peptide-methionine (S)-S-oxide reductase MsrA, which produces MMNKLEKATFAGGCFWCMVKPFDEQDGIEQVVSGYTGGHKENPTYKEVCSETTGHYEAVQITFNPEIFPYEKLLDVFWSQIDPTDAGGQFHDRGDSYRTAIFYHSDEQREIAEKSKQDLNQSGRFKDPIVTEILPAKPFYTAEEYHQDYYKKNPFRYKMYQAGSGRAAFIKEHWKKENSEDLKKKLTPMQYEVTQNNGTEPPFKNEFWNHTEEGIYVDIVSGEPLFSSLDKYDAGCGWPSFTKPINKEQVKEEMDVSHRMVRTEVRSKEGDSHLGHVFEDGPVDKGGLRYCINSAALRFIPVSQLETEGYGEYKKLF
- a CDS encoding protein-glutamine gamma-glutamyltransferase, with the protein product MIVINGESITETTLSNLEDLEKTIFQRLLNDQEVYSYDSMEELRFEIALRNNIVASAALMAQGEARFETFAGSQGNPAYWNITETGGFLIRKDVNPSDAITDILENSQFYAYECATAILILYYHAILNTIGPKLFNEYFQDLLLYSWHFDSDLVMQSVYTFYTIPGDVVYFKNPDFNPLTYWWRGENAVVMGDDLYFGHGLGLKDAAYIIEFLNGTRKPDGNKPAYLSDYVARPSFTHLAKLFSSPNRRTKHQHPVIIHRKNSISLDRYLFYLYRSYLPNQ